One Pseudobdellovibrionaceae bacterium genomic window, ATCAGGGGTTATTGACCCTGTAAAAGTAGTTCGTTGTGCATTAGAAAATGCAGCTTCTGTTTCTTCTTTAATGCTAACTACAGAAACTATGATTGCCGAAGCTCCAAAATCTAATGACGCCTCTGCAGCTCCGGCTGCCCCAATGGGCGGAATGGGTGGAATGGGCGGAATGGGCGGAATGCCAATGATGTAAGTTTTTGTTTTTAATACAAATAAAAACTCTGCACTTTAAAAAAAATAACTAGCTTTTTATCAAAGCTAAAAAACAACAAAGACACTGCTAAAATTACAGCAGTGTCTTTTTTTTTGTTCACTAGTTTTCATTTTTATAAATAGGCTAGGAAACCTAGCATTTTCTTTTGTAAAAATTACTCTGTCGCTGCATTAAGCTGGATATTCTTTGGTTTTTACAAGAAAAAGAAGTAGGTTTTATTTATATAAATAAAAAGTCACAAGGAGGCCATGTGAAATTATTTTTAACTTCTTTGTTTTGTTTTTTTAGTGTTGTAGTCGCACAGGCAGACAATGCTATTAATTTAAACCAATTTAAAAAAAATTTACAAAAGGTGATTGTAAATTCAAGTGCCATAACAAACTTTTGGTTTGGCGATGATGGTGTAGACTGTGGAAAACCTCAGGTTAGGGTATTAAAAATTGACTTTAATGGAGCTTTAACCTTTTTCATTCAACAAAGTAAAAATATTCATGGTTGTTTTTATCATACTGGTTATACTTGTAAAACAAAGTTTACTACTAAGAAAAATGGCAAGATTACTCTAAAAAAAGTAAGCCTTAACAAGGACTGTTCTTATTAGGCATTAAAAAATAGCTAGGATGTTAGCTAAAAATAAAAAACACTACAAAATTAGCAGTGTCTTTTTGTAACCTATAAATCAAAAATTTTTCCAGGGTTTAAAATATTATTAGGGTCAAATATTTTTTTTATTTGTTTCATAATATTTATTTCTTCTAGAGTTTTGCTAAAATTTAAATAGTCTTTTTTTACAAGGCCCACACCATGCTCGGCAGAAATGCTGCCTTTGTGTTTTTTTACTAAATTAAATATTTTTAAGTCAAACTGCTTGTAAGTTGTTTGAAAATTTTCTGCACTTTCTTCCAAAGGCTTTAGTAAATTAATGTGCAAATTTCCATCACCAATATGTCCAAAGTAAATGAGTTCATAATTGTCGGGTAGTTTAGATATTAATTGTTGCAAGTCATTTATAAATGGCTCTAAATTAGATAATCGCACAGACACATCATTTTTGTGAGGGTTTTTGTAGTGTATGGATTCAGAAATATTTTCTCTTAAATCCCAAATAAGTTTGCTTTGATCTTTGTTTTGAGAAATGGTTCCATCTATCACTAATTGTTGCTCTAAGTTTTCTTCTAAAATTTGCATTAACACTTCTTCATCTCTTTCGCTTTGTACTTCTATTTCTGCGGTAACATAAAAGGGGTGTTGATCACTAATAGGGCAGTTTTTTTTACAGTGTTCTAGGCTGTATTTTAAAGCCTCTTTTGTGAAAAATTCAAAGGCCATTAAAGGGGTTTTGTTTTTGTATTGAAAGTACACTTTTAGTAAATTATTAACACTGTCACTGGCTAACAACAGGCTAATGCTTTTTTTTACAGAAGAACTTAGCTTTACGGTAACTTCTGTAATAATGCCAAGGCTGCCTTCGCTACCTATAAACAGCTGGCTTAAATCATAACCTGTGGCATCTTTTATTAAAGCCTTCTTAAGATGTAAAATTTCTGCGTTTCCTGTTACCACGGTAAGGCTGGTAACCCAATCACGAGTGTTACCGTAGCGCAAAACTTGAATTCCCCCAGCATTAGTGGCCACATTGCCTCCAATATGACTAGAGCCTGTGGCGGCAAAGCTAATAGGGTAAATTAAATTATGTTTTAAAGCTTCTTCTTGAATATGTTGAGTGATCACTCCAGCTTGGCAAAGCAAACTTTGTTCTTCAGAAATAAACTTAACAATGCTGTTCATTTTTTCTAAAGAAACTATAACTTCTTTTTTAGTGGCGGTGGCCCCTGCGCTTAGCCCAGTTCTTCCTCCCGAACTTACCAAACAAACATTATATTTTTTAGCTAAGCGTATGATGCTTTGAACTTCTTTTGTAGAGTAGGGCAGTAATACTAAAGACCCATGTCCAGAAAAATCTTTCGAGCTATCCGTAGAGTAAATTTTTATATCCTCACTACTAGTTAACACTTGTTTTTCTGTTAAGCAGTTTTGAATATCGTTTAAAAAGCTATCGTGATTATTTTGCATTAAAAGTATGTTGCTGTTTATTTTATGTTAAGCTTTTGATAGTCTTTTGTTAAGCATTTTAATTGTTTTATTTTTTTTATAATAATATTTTTATTTTTTTTAATATGTTCTTCTTTTTTATCTAATAATTGTTTGCATAATTCTTCAACCTCTGAAGAAATATCAGAAATTTTAACAAAGCCATAAGTTTTTCCACTACCTTTTAGCTTGTGACTTTCTTCGTATATATTTTGAATATTATTTTCTTTAATAAGTTTTTCGACAGTTTTAAGAACTTTATCGAGATAGTCGCCACTTAAGCCGTTTATCATTTTTTGAAAATCTTGGTCTGTTTTCATAACACTTAACTAGTTAGGCCACTTTTTTAGTGGCTTGTCTTATGTTTGGTAATTTAAAGAAAAATACACTGCCCGCTTGTCCATCGTTATCTTTTATTCCAATTTCGCCATTGTGTTGTGCTACAATAGATTTAGCAATAGAAAGGCCTAAGCCACTACCTTTCAC contains:
- a CDS encoding FAD-binding oxidoreductase, whose amino-acid sequence is MQNNHDSFLNDIQNCLTEKQVLTSSEDIKIYSTDSSKDFSGHGSLVLLPYSTKEVQSIIRLAKKYNVCLVSSGGRTGLSAGATATKKEVIVSLEKMNSIVKFISEEQSLLCQAGVITQHIQEEALKHNLIYPISFAATGSSHIGGNVATNAGGIQVLRYGNTRDWVTSLTVVTGNAEILHLKKALIKDATGYDLSQLFIGSEGSLGIITEVTVKLSSSVKKSISLLLASDSVNNLLKVYFQYKNKTPLMAFEFFTKEALKYSLEHCKKNCPISDQHPFYVTAEIEVQSERDEEVLMQILEENLEQQLVIDGTISQNKDQSKLIWDLRENISESIHYKNPHKNDVSVRLSNLEPFINDLQQLISKLPDNYELIYFGHIGDGNLHINLLKPLEESAENFQTTYKQFDLKIFNLVKKHKGSISAEHGVGLVKKDYLNFSKTLEEINIMKQIKKIFDPNNILNPGKIFDL
- a CDS encoding Hpt domain-containing protein, whose protein sequence is MKTDQDFQKMINGLSGDYLDKVLKTVEKLIKENNIQNIYEESHKLKGSGKTYGFVKISDISSEVEELCKQLLDKKEEHIKKNKNIIIKKIKQLKCLTKDYQKLNIK